The following is a genomic window from Adhaeribacter radiodurans.
AATCACTTCGCCCGAATTAATGCCGATGGAAATTTTGGGTTGAAACGCAATGCCTTCTAACTGCACTTCTGCTTCGCGGGCTAATTTTTCTTTAACCGCCAGGGCAGCATCAATGGCCCGGTCCAGGTGGAATTTTCCCCGGAATACTGCCATTACCGCATCGCCCATAAATTTATCTACGTGCCCTTTCTGCGCAATAATTTCTTTTACCATCAAGTCGAAATATTTATTTAGCAGATTTACTACCAAGTTCGCCGACACTTTTTCGGTAATGGATGTAAAGCCGCAAATATCAATAAACATAATGGTGGCTTCCAGGGTCTCGTTTACCATTAGGCCGTTCTCGAACTCTTTGTGCGTCATAAATTGCAGCACATTCTCGTCCACGTACATTTTTAGGATGTTATTTTCCTTAATGGCCTGCATGGTTTCCCGCATTTGCCCTACGTGGTTCAAAGTTTTATCCATGGTTAATTCCAGGTCTTCGAAATTAACGGGCTTGCACACAAAATCGAAGGCCCCACGGTTCATGGCCATCCGAATATTATCCATATCGCCGTAGGCCGAAACCATTACTGCTTTTAACAGCGGGTTTAATTCGGGCAATTTAGTTAATAGTGTTAAGCCATCCATTTCGGGCATGTTAATATCGCTCAAAACAATGTCTAAATCAGGGTGCTCGGTTACTTTTTGCAAAGCTTCCAGCCCGTTATGAGCAAAAACAAACTCATAAACATTTTCTCTTATTTTGCGCCTGAATTTTTGCTTTATAAGTAATTCTAAATCTGTCTCGTCGTCTACCACCAATATTTTGGCCATCAGGTTGCAATCGTTTTAAGTTTTTCTTTTAAGGTACTAAAGTCCAAGGGTTTAGTTAAAAAGTCGTCGGCCCCATATTGCATGGCTTGCTGGTAATTTTGTTCGTCGCCGTAAGCTGTAATCATCATTACGGCGGGCGGTTTGCTGGCGTGTTTCGTCCGGATAAAGCGCAACAAATCCAGGCCACTCATTCCGGGCATGTTAATATCCGATAAAATAAGCACTACCTCAGAGTCGTGTAGTTCAAGGTAAGCACAGGCTTCTTCGCCCGATAGAGCAAATTGAAACTCCAGCTCACCCGCCCGCACTTCGCGCCGGAAACGTTGTTCAAACAGCGGGCGTACATCTGCTTCATCGTCTACAACCAATATTTTCATGAATTTTCTATTACAGATTATTACTAAATTGTTATTAATTATCCATTTCTCCGAGGCAATCGCAAGATAAATTCGGAAAACTCTCCTTCTATGGTGTTAATATCCATAGTCCCGCCGTGCCCTTTGGTTATAATGTCGTTGCAAATAGATAAGCCTAAGCCGGTTCCCTTCCCCGAAGGTTTAGTAGTGAAGAAAGGTTGAAAAATTTTATTTTTTACATTTTCCGGAATACCCGTGCCATTATCGCGCACCCGGATTTCTATTTGTCCGTTTTGTTCTCTGGTAGATACGGTTACAGTTGGGTTAAAGGTCCCATTCAGCTTTTTCTTTTTCTCGGCAACGGCATAAAATGCATTATTAAACAAATTCAACAATACGCGGCCTATATCCTGGGGCACTACTTCTATTTTAATTAAATCGGGCGTTAAATCGGTTTGCAAAGCCGAATTAAAATTTTTGTCTTTGGCACGTAAACCATGGTACGAAAGCCGCAAATATTCGCTGGCTAAGGCGTTTATATCCGTTAATTGTTTTTCGCCCACACTTGCCCGCGAATGCTGCAACATTCCTTTTACAATATTATCGGCGCGTTTACCATGCTGAATAATTTTACGCTCATTATCTACAATATCTTTGGCGATTAATTTTACTTCGTTCAGATTACCCTGATCTATTTCGTGCTGTAATTCGTCCAGCAACTCCATGTTTATTTCAGAAAAATTATTGACGAAGTTGAGCGGGTTTTGGATTTCGTGGGCAATGCCAGCTGTAAGTTCCCCCAAAGAGGCTAGTTTTTCTTGCTGAATTAATTGGGCTTGGGTGGTTTGGAGTTCCTTTACGGCTAATTCCAGTTCTTCTTTTTGTTTGGTAATTTCGGCGGTGCGTTGGGCTACTAAAACTTCTAACTCTTCTTTCCGGGCTGAAATAATTTTATTCTGTTGTTCTTCCTGTAAGCGTTGCTGCCTTTCGTATTCCAGGGCTTTTTGCTGTTTGTTGGCATTTACCCAATTCGCAAAATTCCAGACAAAAGCGGCCAGTAGAGCGGTGCTCCAATAGTTTTCCCATTTTTCATAAAATTCAGGTAAAATTAAATCAACAATTGCGCTTAAAAAGGTGATTACCGCAAATGGAATAACCGGATAAAGAAACGAGCGGAAAGGAAAAAATTCAGGTTCTTTATAAATGTAAACCAATACTATCCAGAGGTAAAAGGCTGCCGCTAAGCCCGCTACTTTATCGTTTACGAAACCGCTGATAGAAAAAGCAAGACCAACCGTCACCCAACTGGTAATATTCAACCATTGTTTCCATTTAAAAAAAGCCGGACTGCCCTGGGTAGAACTAATCAGGCGTCTTAAAAGCAGGAAAACCGCTAGAAACGTAAAAAAATACATAAAATAATATTCTAAATCTGAAAGGCGGTTTTTAGCCTATAATGGTTTTAGTAGCTAGGGGTAATATAATAATAAATTCGGTAAAAGCACCTAGTTCGGTTTCTACTTTCAATTCACCATTATGGACGTTGGTAATAATATCGTAGGAAAGGGAGAGACCTAAACCCGTTCCCTGGCCAGTGGGTTTAGTAGTGAAGAAAGGTTGAAAAATTTTGTGCTTGAAATTTTCAGGTATTCCAGTGCCATTATCCCGCACTCTGATTTCTACTTTTCCATCGTGATTGCAGGTGCTTACTTTTACTTCCGGTTGGTATTGGCCATTTAGTTGAGTTTTCTTTTGCTGGGTGGCGTAAAAAGCATTGTTGTATACATTAAGTAGTACTCTTCCCAGGTCCTGGGGTACCACTTCAACTTTCCCGATGGTGCTATACAATTCGGTTATTAAGCTGGCGTTGAAATCTTTGTATTTTGCTCTTACGCCTTGATAGGAGAGACGCAAGTATTCTTCAGCTATTGCATTAATATCGGTTAATTGTTTCTCACCACTTGATGCACGGGAGTGTTGCAACATACTTTTAACGATGGAATCGGCTCGTTTGCCGTGATGTTGTATCTTTTCTAAATTTTGCTCCAGGTCATTCAAAATTACTTCTGCTTCTTTTTTTTCTGAGAATGGCAGGTTTAGGAAAGGCCCTTCTTTTAATTCTTCGACCAGCTCGGTACTTACTTCTGAGAAATTATTGACAAAATTTAAAGGATTCTGTATTTCGTGGGCTATGCCAGCAGTGAGTTCACCCAAAGAAGCCATTTTTTCTTTTTGGATAAGTTGTTGTTGCGTTTGTTTTAACTCATGATAAGCCCGTTCGATTTCGTGGGCTTGCTCTAGTTCTCTCTTTCTGGCTTTGTTCCGCTCCCTTTGTACTATCCTCCGCCTCTGAAAACGGTCTAAGGCAAACATTCCAACTAAAAAGCATAGAAAATAGAATCCATAGGCCAACCTAGTTCGCCACCAGGGAGGATGTATGATAATACGGATAAAAGTACCTTTTTCATTCCAAACTCCATCGTTGTTAGAACCTTTTACGCGGAAGATGTAGGTGCCAGGATCGATATTGGTATAGCTGGCAAATCGCTGAGATCCGGAATAAACCCAATCGGAGTTAACTCCTTCCAACTTATAAGCATATTGGTTTTTCTGACTGTTTGTATAATTGAGAGCGGCATATTCAAAAGAGAAAAAATTCTCCCGGTACTTAAGCTCAATATCTCTTTTTGGGAGCTTGCCTACCAGTGGTTTATTAAAAACTTTTATTTGGGAAATTACAATTGGTGGTAAGTAATTATTAGGCTTTATGGAACTTGGCTGGAAATAACTTAGGCCATTTGTTCCCCCAAAGTAAAGTGTTCCATCTTTCCCTTTAAAGGCAGCTCCTATACTGAATACATTACCTTGCAAACCGTCACTATAATCGTAATTAATAAATGTTTTCTGAGTAGGTGAAAACCGGGAAAGCCCTTTACCTGTACCCAACCACAGATTACCGCCTTCATCTTCTAGAATAGAGAAAACTGTATTGTTACCAAGACCGTGCTTTTCGGTGTAAGTAGTAAAGTTTTCTTGCTCAAAGTTGAATTTACACAAACCGCCACCCAAGGTGGCAAACCAGAGGTTTCCCCTTGAATCTTCATAAATAGAAAAAACAATACTGGAGCTTAAACTAGTAGTATCGAGCCGGTTAGGTAGGTAGTGTTTAAATTTACCTGTTTTAGCATCTAATCTGCTTACACCAACACTGCCGTGGCCTGCCCAAAGATCACCTTTTTTATCCTTTAGGATAGTATAGACTTCGTAATCACTTAACCCTTGGGAGTTTTTGGGATCGTGCCCGTAATGATGAATTATTTTTCGGGTTACAGGATCGAAGCCTTTAATCCCATTTTTAGTGCCTATCCAAATAATTCCATGAGGGTCTTCGTAAAGGGTAATAACATAGTCTAAACCCTTAATTATAGGATTAGATTTTCCGGTTTTGGGGTTGAACTGAGATAGCATTCCGGAACTTGCGATCCAAAGTATCCCAGACTGGTCTACCAAGAGGGGTTGTACGTTGTTACTTGAAATACTTTGGGGGTTGTTCGGGTCATGTCGGTATTGGGTAAACTTACCTGTTTTATTATCAAAAGCATTTAAGCCGTCTTTCTGGGTGCCAATCCAAAGAACGCCCTCTTTATCCTCGCAAATAGAAGTAACTAAATTGTTACTTAAAGAATTAGGCAGATATTGGTTAATTCGAAGTAGCTTAAATGGTTTTTGATGAGGATCCAATTTGTTTATACCACTTGAATTGGATCCTATCCACAGAATTCCTGACCGATCAAGGAAGAGATACGAAAGTAAATTGGTGCTGAGGCTGGAAGGATCAGTGGTATCATGATAATAATGCGTAAATCTACTTTGTTTTCGATCAAAGCGGTTTAAACCGTTTTGCGTGGCTACCCATAGATTACCCGCTAAATCCTCCGCAATACTGGAGAGGCCAATAAAATTATTACTTAAAGAAAAAGAGTTTTGTGGGTCGTGCTGTAAATGGGTAAAGGCACCTGTTTTTGGATCCATCCGGTTTAAACCTCCGCCATCAGTTCCAATCCAAAGTACCCCAGTATGGTCTTGGTATATACTAGTTACATAATTATGGCTTAAGCTGCTTGGATTGAAGGAATCATGATGGAAATGTTTAAAACTGACCTTATTGGGAGCACCGTTCTTTTCGGGGGTGAGAATAAGTTGATGTAAACCAGTTTTACCACCAAACCACAATGTTCCGCTTTTATCTTTGAAAGAACTTAAAATAGCGAAATCAGAGGAACTATTATTTCCCTTAATGGAGGGTGGCTCTATTTCATAACTTGCCAAGAATTTACCAGTTTTTTTATTAAATCGACGTAATTCACCGCCCCAATTAGCTATCCAAAGCAGCTCTTCGTTATCACTGTTAATCACCGAAACCGATCTAAATTCTGGTACGAAACTGTTTTTAAGCTGAGTAGGCTGAAAATTTGTAAATTTTTCGGTGGTTGGATCAAATCTACTTATACCACTTTCGGCTGTTCCTATCCAGATTAAACCATCTTTATCTTCATATAAAGCAGAAACAAAGTTGTGGATAAGCGATGTAGGATCAAACGGATCCATTTTGTACGTTTTAACCGAATATCCATCGTACTTGTCCAAACCCATGTATGAACCAAACCACAGATAACCTTTCTTATCCTGCAACATTCTCCAAGTTGTATTGGAAGAGAATCCATCGGCAGTGGTAAGGTGTTCGAAACGAAGTTTTCCTGTTTGAGCGAAACTTATATACTGATTGTTTATTAGAAGGAATAAACTAATTAAACAAATGAGTAAAAGAGTTTTCATTAACCTGTGAAATAGGAATTACTAAAATGAAAACGTATATAGCTAATCTGATTTAAATAGAACTATGACCCAAACCATCTAAAGCCTTAGATTAAAAATTAAGGCAAAATTTTTAATATAGCAAGGTTATCCTTCTATTCAAACAGCTCAAGAAGATTAGAAACAAGAGCAGGTGCCTTGCTTAACGGGGAGTTCAATTTATATTAAAGGTTAAGCCAAGTCCACTTGGTTGCTTTCACCTTATTAACTTAAAAGAAAAGGTTGAAATTAGTTCTCCAAGTTAAGCTTATTCTTATAAATTATATAATTATTGCTTTTAATGTTTTAATTATTTTTCTAAAATTCTTTTAACCTAAAGGGGTAAATAGATAGGCCAAATTTTATTTAAATAATTTCTATATTGATGCATGTACCCGTTAGTTTTACTTTATTTCCATTGACATAGAATAAGTAAACAACTAACGAAAAATTAATAAACTACAATCATTATTAGTTTAACCTAATGCACTACATAGATTTAATTTAATAAGAAAACAACATCTTAAACCTCCTAATCATAAATCGGATGGATATTAAAGTTACGGACCAACCAGAGAATAGCACTGCCAGTAGAACCCATACCCCCAAAATTATAAACTATTTAAAAAAAGGTTTGCTGTCTTTGGGTCCGGGTATTATTACAGCCGCTTTGGTTTTTGGACCGAGTAAAATGACCATCACCTCTAAATTAGGGGCGGTGTATGGTTATTCGCTTTTGTGGATAGTAGTGGTAGCTATTTTTTTTATGACCTTATTTACCACCATGAGCGCCCGGATAGGAGTAGCTACGCAGCAATCCTTGTTAAGTACTATCCGGCTTAAATGGGGGAAAGCGGCAGCCATTGCTATAGGCATTGGGGTGTTTTTTGTGACTACTTCTTTCCAGGCGGGAAATTCCGTGGGGGTAGGTATTTCCATTGCCGAAGCC
Proteins encoded in this region:
- a CDS encoding two-component regulator propeller domain-containing protein, which gives rise to MKTLLLICLISLFLLINNQYISFAQTGKLRFEHLTTADGFSSNTTWRMLQDKKGYLWFGSYMGLDKYDGYSVKTYKMDPFDPTSLIHNFVSALYEDKDGLIWIGTAESGISRFDPTTEKFTNFQPTQLKNSFVPEFRSVSVINSDNEELLWIANWGGELRRFNKKTGKFLASYEIEPPSIKGNNSSSDFAILSSFKDKSGTLWFGGKTGLHQLILTPEKNGAPNKVSFKHFHHDSFNPSSLSHNYVTSIYQDHTGVLWIGTDGGGLNRMDPKTGAFTHLQHDPQNSFSLSNNFIGLSSIAEDLAGNLWVATQNGLNRFDRKQSRFTHYYHDTTDPSSLSTNLLSYLFLDRSGILWIGSNSSGINKLDPHQKPFKLLRINQYLPNSLSNNLVTSICEDKEGVLWIGTQKDGLNAFDNKTGKFTQYRHDPNNPQSISSNNVQPLLVDQSGILWIASSGMLSQFNPKTGKSNPIIKGLDYVITLYEDPHGIIWIGTKNGIKGFDPVTRKIIHHYGHDPKNSQGLSDYEVYTILKDKKGDLWAGHGSVGVSRLDAKTGKFKHYLPNRLDTTSLSSSIVFSIYEDSRGNLWFATLGGGLCKFNFEQENFTTYTEKHGLGNNTVFSILEDEGGNLWLGTGKGLSRFSPTQKTFINYDYSDGLQGNVFSIGAAFKGKDGTLYFGGTNGLSYFQPSSIKPNNYLPPIVISQIKVFNKPLVGKLPKRDIELKYRENFFSFEYAALNYTNSQKNQYAYKLEGVNSDWVYSGSQRFASYTNIDPGTYIFRVKGSNNDGVWNEKGTFIRIIIHPPWWRTRLAYGFYFLCFLVGMFALDRFQRRRIVQRERNKARKRELEQAHEIERAYHELKQTQQQLIQKEKMASLGELTAGIAHEIQNPLNFVNNFSEVSTELVEELKEGPFLNLPFSEKKEAEVILNDLEQNLEKIQHHGKRADSIVKSMLQHSRASSGEKQLTDINAIAEEYLRLSYQGVRAKYKDFNASLITELYSTIGKVEVVPQDLGRVLLNVYNNAFYATQQKKTQLNGQYQPEVKVSTCNHDGKVEIRVRDNGTGIPENFKHKIFQPFFTTKPTGQGTGLGLSLSYDIITNVHNGELKVETELGAFTEFIIILPLATKTIIG
- a CDS encoding sensor histidine kinase, whose translation is MYFFTFLAVFLLLRRLISSTQGSPAFFKWKQWLNITSWVTVGLAFSISGFVNDKVAGLAAAFYLWIVLVYIYKEPEFFPFRSFLYPVIPFAVITFLSAIVDLILPEFYEKWENYWSTALLAAFVWNFANWVNANKQQKALEYERQQRLQEEQQNKIISARKEELEVLVAQRTAEITKQKEELELAVKELQTTQAQLIQQEKLASLGELTAGIAHEIQNPLNFVNNFSEINMELLDELQHEIDQGNLNEVKLIAKDIVDNERKIIQHGKRADNIVKGMLQHSRASVGEKQLTDINALASEYLRLSYHGLRAKDKNFNSALQTDLTPDLIKIEVVPQDIGRVLLNLFNNAFYAVAEKKKKLNGTFNPTVTVSTREQNGQIEIRVRDNGTGIPENVKNKIFQPFFTTKPSGKGTGLGLSICNDIITKGHGGTMDINTIEGEFSEFILRLPRRNG
- a CDS encoding response regulator, whose amino-acid sequence is MKILVVDDEADVRPLFEQRFRREVRAGELEFQFALSGEEACAYLELHDSEVVLILSDINMPGMSGLDLLRFIRTKHASKPPAVMMITAYGDEQNYQQAMQYGADDFLTKPLDFSTLKEKLKTIAT
- a CDS encoding adenylate/guanylate cyclase domain-containing protein; the protein is MMAKILVVDDETDLELLIKQKFRRKIRENVYEFVFAHNGLEALQKVTEHPDLDIVLSDINMPEMDGLTLLTKLPELNPLLKAVMVSAYGDMDNIRMAMNRGAFDFVCKPVNFEDLELTMDKTLNHVGQMRETMQAIKENNILKMYVDENVLQFMTHKEFENGLMVNETLEATIMFIDICGFTSITEKVSANLVVNLLNKYFDLMVKEIIAQKGHVDKFMGDAVMAVFRGKFHLDRAIDAALAVKEKLAREAEVQLEGIAFQPKISIGINSGEVISGNIGSASLRRLDYTVIGDEVNLAQRLQSIAEPNQILISEASYEKAKESFSCQKIKEVSLKNKVKPVVIYEVLE